DNA sequence from the Methanolobus sp. ZRKC5 genome:
CCATGTTCAATAGAGACTTTTGCTAACCATGTTTCAAAGAGCCTTAACACACACATACAATATACAGGCAACAAAGAAGAAATAAAGAAAGTAATGGTTTTCGGAGGCAGTGGTTTCAGGTCAGAGTATATTGAAACAGCAAGAGAATACGGTGCAGATGCTTATGTATCATCGGAAATTAAACACGATATAATACGCTCGTTCAGTGACATGCTTCTTGTGGATGCAACACATTATGCCACGGAAAATCCGGGTATGCAGGACCTTTGTCCAAGACTTGCAGAAAAATTGAAACTCGATGTGGAATTCATAGACCATGACCCCCTTATCAAAACCATCTGAGAGCCTGTGATCACATGCCAGCAGAAGATGAAATGAAAAATAATGATATCGGTGAAGATGAACTCGAGGAGTTATTTGAAAAACAACTTCAGAAAAAAGGGGACCAAAAGCACCGCGGATATGGTGATTATGAAAGAAGAAGGATATACAGGGGACCCGATGTCAAAAGGGACCCTGAATAAAACCTAATTGGACAAATCATATTGTCGATTATCGATAACCTGCTTACCACATCTCTCAGGAACTATTGTTAGTTCCCCACCTTCAAATTCATTTCTCAATGGGTCACTTTTAGCTATCCGGTCCAGAGTGACAGCAACGGCTGCAACTTCAGAATGTGGTTGGTTGCCAACTGCGACATTCCAGTCAGCCATCTCATATATTTCAAATGGGACCTTTTCCGCACCAACAACGATCATAAGTTTGTCGCATTGACGAATCTCAGGAACGGCGTCCGGCAGGTTTATCCCGTACATGGACAAATGACAGATCTTTCCGCCGTCTTCTTTCCATTTCTTTATTTCAGACTTCCAGTTGACATCGTTCTTAACGTAGAAGTCACCGCCCCATCTTGTTGAAACATCATCTATGTTACCGGCAAGTTTCTTATCCTCGGATGCCAGAAGCATACCTTCTGCACCAAAGGCTCTTGCTGTAAGGCCCACGTGTGTGGTTATCCTCTTGTCTCTCTGAGGACGGTGGCCAAGTCTTAGTATTACTATCTGTTCAGGCATAGATATCAGACTTCTGTAACATCTGCTACTTTCTCAAGAAGCATACCCTCAACGATTATGGGAAGATTCTCTCTTGCACTTTTAATAGCTTCTGCGAGTTTTTCTTCTTTCTCAGCATATATTGTCAGAACAGGTTGTCCTTCTTCGACAGACTGACCACGTTTCTTGTGGATCATAACACCTGCACCCTTATCATTTGGTGCACCCGCAAGTCTTGCTATCTGAACTATGCGTTTGTTGTAGAATTCGAGAATATAGCCGTTTGTAGGGGCTGTCAGGTCTGCAGTGAACTCACCGACCTTAATATCTTTGTGAGTTACATCCGGATTGCCGCCCTGTATCTCAATTATTTCTTTCAATTTTGCCAGAGCTTTACCATTCTTCAATGTCTCGATGGCAAGTTCGCGGCCCTGTCCTTTGGCAGCAACCCCGCCCATTTCAAGAAGCATGCCTGCAAGTACAGCGCTCTTTTCTATGAGACTGTTGGGACCTTCCATTGTTTCAAGGACTTTGAGAGCCTCTATTACTTCTAGTGCCGGGCCTACGGTCCTTCCTACAGGAGATGCACCATACGTAAGTGCGCAATCTACGTCCATACCAAGGCGTTCACCAAGACTTATGAGGTCTCTGGCAAGCTTTCTTCCGGCCTTGACATCAGGTAGTTTAGTGCCTGCACCGGTGGGAAGATCCATAACAACCTTCTGAGCGCCAACTGCACCTTTTTTAGCCATAATGGAAGCCAGCAACTGGCAGTGTGGGTCTATGGAAAGAGGATATTCGATCTTTATTAGTTTGTCATCTGCAGGTGCTATATTAGTAGCACCACCCCAGACAATGACACCGCCTACTTTTTCTGTCATTTCCTTTATCTGCTGGGCAGTGAACTCCACCGGAGCAAGTATCTCCA
Encoded proteins:
- a CDS encoding tRNA (cytidine(56)-2'-O)-methyltransferase yields the protein MPEQIVILRLGHRPQRDKRITTHVGLTARAFGAEGMLLASEDKKLAGNIDDVSTRWGGDFYVKNDVNWKSEIKKWKEDGGKICHLSMYGINLPDAVPEIRQCDKLMIVVGAEKVPFEIYEMADWNVAVGNQPHSEVAAVAVTLDRIAKSDPLRNEFEGGELTIVPERCGKQVIDNRQYDLSN
- a CDS encoding AMP phosphorylase, producing the protein MQLKVQPIDIKVGKYKVVLNTIDAKELGVNEGDRVRVKDHTILTAIVDFTEDMISPGMIGLYHEVQERLQREWTETVEVEPAEKPTSTHIIRKVMDGHKLERDEIYELVKDIVEENLNDIELAAFLTATYIKDMSEDETEWLTKAMIETGERIEFSTSPIMDKHSIGGVPGNKISLLIVPIVAANGLLIPKTSSRAITGAGGTADLMEILAPVEFTAQQIKEMTEKVGGVIVWGGATNIAPADDKLIKIEYPLSIDPHCQLLASIMAKKGAVGAQKVVMDLPTGAGTKLPDVKAGRKLARDLISLGERLGMDVDCALTYGASPVGRTVGPALEVIEALKVLETMEGPNSLIEKSAVLAGMLLEMGGVAAKGQGRELAIETLKNGKALAKLKEIIEIQGGNPDVTHKDIKVGEFTADLTAPTNGYILEFYNKRIVQIARLAGAPNDKGAGVMIHKKRGQSVEEGQPVLTIYAEKEEKLAEAIKSARENLPIIVEGMLLEKVADVTEV